GGCTAAGAGAAAATTTAGTAATGACACATCATCATAATGGCAAACTTgttaatagtttataaaattaaggttaattatttaaaatatttcccttttaatagaaaagaaattagtatgtattttcatacgatgtatagtttaatttaaatgatatgaaatatatatatatatatataaacctattaaaatgaaattattttttcatacgGTTTTATAATCGTTGTATcctaatatagaaaaatatttaaaccttgaccacaaaagtttatatgagacttttaacaattttagtaatttatactcgttttgaaaaattcaaaatacaacatataaaaatctaatttttattatatgattaatgtaattgtgtaatttattttaataataaaaattaaacaaaaatgatagaacATATACAAATTGTTATCCAATCTTTATTACTCCCTCTGGTCTAATTTAAATGACGTTTTACAAGTTTTCACGCATATTTAGGAGACTAACATAAAACCTATTCTAACCTtgtgtatttattattttgctCTATCTCATCATTACGGCTGATCAAAGTCAAAGGGTAAAAAAAAGGGGAAAATTGACATTTAAATCCCAAACTCACCAAAATAAGCCAAAACAAACCTGAACTCTTAAACATGCCATTTAAACTCTCGACCATTATGCTAACACAAAAAAATCCCTAACTATCGTTGACCAAGCCAAAAAAGACATTAATTTAATCAAACGTTAAATTGTCATTAACAGACGTTTAACCACAAAACGACGTGTTTTAATCTATTCTAAAATCCTCAATCTGTCATGAGTTTCAGAGAGAACGTGGATTAAAGCATGTTTTCATTAAGCTTACAAAGACAAGACAGCGAGACAATGACACAATTCataacagaaaaaaaagttCATGGATGTATTGAAGAAGCTTGAAGCTGGAAACGAAAACAGAGTGAGGAAGTCGAAGGAGAGAGAGTCAGAAACAGAGGTGACTATGGCTACTTTGAACGCCGAGATGCGTAAGACATGTCAGAGATGGCTAAAGCGGAAGCTGATGCTGCATGAAGAGTGCAGCAGCAATGACCAAACCTGTGAGCGTcaaggaaacaaaagaaaaggaaaatggagaggaagagaggaggaaAGAGCTGATGAGGAAGATGGCGAAGGAGTATCATACACTGGATCAAATACTTGATAGTAACAAAGGAAACAGAAACAAGTATtttgcaaagaagaagaagaagaaccctGCTGTTCCTCCTTTGGGAGATTCTAAATAAAATCACGTACACTGCAAGtgtgtgcatatatatatatatatatatgcatgtatgCACTTCAATATCGGTGATATCtatgtatatgtgtgtgtgctctttatttgtttctctttgatttttttgtttggattttgtATGCAAAACAGCAACGTGTGTGTTCCCTCTTTTATTCTATAacagttttaacttttaatctaATGCTATCACATACtaaagaaaagtaaacataGAACAAGGTCATCAAAGAACAACTCTTACGATTACTAACATTGCAGAGAaactgaaaaggaaaaaaaaccaTGAAGTTGTTATgcatatatcattttaaactCTAGtcgaaataagaaaaaaaaaacaccaccCATCCGAGACAAAACAATCCAGCAGGAACAACGATTAAAAAAAGCATTAGACTGAGGCTTTAAACTCCAAACAATTCAGGGTAGCTGTGATTGTCCTTGAGACATTCCTTCAGATTGTCCTTGAGACACTCCTTGTGAAGGTTCTCCCTACAAAAAGAACACGTTGTTATTATGTTAAACAAAACAATGTATAACCATCAAACTTAAGTCTTGGTCATACCTCAAAATTAAGTCTTGGTCGACctcttggtctctttggaggtcTCTCAACAGTTTCATTTGGACATTTGGTTTTGGTGTGACCTTCTTGAAGACAGTTAGAACATGTCATCACACGCCTGTCTCGGGATAGCTTAGTTTGTTGTGACGAAGAAGACTCATTCTGTCCTTTCTTCCTCGCGTAGTTACTTGGTCTGCCCCGGTTTCCTAATCTATAGGGTGGTGGTAACACGGGTAGCCTGTTAAGCCTAGGCCACAACTTCATCCCTTGTACAGGTCTGATACCTCGAGAATAAGTAATCCGCCACATGTTTGCAGTGTAAAACTTAGATACAAAGTCATCAAACCTTAACCTTTTCTCCATTATCACACATGAAGCATGAATACATGGTATGCCTGTCAACTGCCATTTTATACATCCGCAAGTGTGAGAATCCATGTCCACAGTATAAGCAACATCGTGATCGTCTACCTCATGAAGATTTCCACAAGCCATGTACCTTTTGCAAACCTTTGACTTTTCTTTAGTCTGTTCAATCTCAGCATGTGCTCGTTTTGTAAATTTGGTCTTTAACCGTGAAGCAACCAAAGCTCTTTTCGCATTACGAACCATGCACTGCCTCCTTATATCTTCTAACATTTCAAGCAAAGGTTTTTTTCTTGCTTCTCGAATAGTCTTATTGAAAGACTCACTGAGATTGTTGAGGTTGTCACTACAACACGATCCTATTTTGAAGAAAGCCCTAGACCATGCTGAAGGGTTTGTTCTGAGAAGAGTATCATGCGCACCTGGATTATAAGCCTTGAGAGCTTTTAACTGGTCTTTGTAATCTCCTTCTGTGTAGGCTCGTGCTATTTTCCAGAAAATCCTTTCTAGCCGTGGATCTTTACTGTCTCTTTTCCAGTTGGCAAGAATGTGTCTTGAACACATCCGATGTTCAGCCTCTGGAAGCTCCTCTTTTACAGCATTCAACAAGCCCTAGACAAGAAGcaaaataaattagttaagAGCAAACTATATGCTTACTTGATAATAAAATGACTGACCTTTTGCTTATCTGAAATTATTGTTGTTGTAGCACCATTATTCAATCCTAAATCTGACTTTAAAAGCTTCACAAACCATTCCCAATTGATATTATTCTCAACCTCAACCACAGCCCATGCGATTGGGACTATTCTATTATCTCCATCTCTTCCTATAGCAGCTAATAGATGGCCTTTAATATCCCACTTCAGAAAAGCACCATCTAATCCTATTATTGGCCTACAACTCTGAATCCAAGTTTCCCTTTGTGATGTAAAACAAACGTAAAACCGATCAAACCTTTGCTTGCTAGTCGGAGTTACCCCTGGAATAGTCTCAATCACCACTGTCGAATATGGATTACTTCTCCTTAACTCTGCCTCATAATCCCATATGCGAGAGAAATGTACTTCATGGCTAGCTTTCCTTTCCCGATAAAGTTTGCTCTTGGCCTTTGCGCATTGCTCCTCAGTGACAATCAAGTTGTACTCCCTTTTTATCTCCTCAGCCATTTCCTTTTTGCTAAATTTCGGGTTCAACCTTAATCTCTCTTCAAAAAGCATTGCAATTGATGACCTTTTCAACATCTTAGAGTAACCTGACCTTAAACATATATGCTCATTCACATACACTTTGATTTGcattttgtgttttcttctctCGTATGAGCAATATACTCTCCACGGGCACTCTGATTCCATGTCAGAACATTTTGCACCAAGCTTCTGAGCTGACGACTTGTATAGCTTAATGTCATATCTAGTTCTTAGAGAATACCGTAGTAGAGCAACTTTGAAATCTGCAGCACATCCGAATGTCTTTCCCAGAAAGAGAAGCTCTTCACTATCTATTGTATTTGCACGCATTTCTTTACGCTCCgctgcttcttcatcatcgtcTGATGACAATGGATCAGGAATATTGCTGTCATCCCAAATATCGTCGCCACTATCTGCATCACTCGCCTCTTCTTGTTCTCGAGCCATATCTCCAAAGAGAACTTCTAAATTTGGGCAATCTTCTTCTTCGACACTGATTCCATTTACTCCAACATCCTCATCTAACTCATCAGTTGCATCATCCACGATGGCCTCACAATCATCTTCAGATACATCTCCAGCTGCATCAACTTCGATAGTAGTACCTTCTTCTCTATTGTATTCCATCCCAGTATCTTTGTTTCTAACATCTTCCACCATAGTCTCTCTGATTATATCTCCTTCGACACTAGTCTCTTCAACCCTAGCCTCTTCCACCATAGCCTCTTCCTCTCTAGTATCTTCGACACGACTTGTTTCCGCTTCAGAATTATTTTTTTGCCTCGGTTTTAGTTTAATCCTCATCTTTTTCAAGGTTTCGGGTGAGACGTGAGAGGTAAGAAGAAGATTGATGAATGGTTCtgagagagatgatgaagaaaAGTGAAATTAGAGATTTTTAGAGACGAAACTCACGACAGATTAGGGATTCTTGAATAGATTAAAACACGTCGTTTTGTGGTTAACGTCTGTTAATGATGATTTAACGTGTAACTAAACTCGTGTCTTTTTTGGCTTGGTCAACAATAGTTAGGGATTTGTTTGTGTTACCATAATAATTGAGAATTTAAATGGCTTGTttaagagtttgggtttatttTGGCTTAGTTTGGTAAGTTTGGGATTTAAATGTCAATTTTCCCGTAAAAAAAAGTCGTTCTTTATCATTTTTTGTCTAGATTTCAGTAAATGACATGTAAAACAGAACAAAATGAAAACTctaaaatgttatataaaagGGAACGGAGAGAGCatttaagattattaattgtcgtatatatattttagtcacATTAGATAATTtcgtagattttatttaagaaaaaatatatgcGACAAATGTAATgctagaaaatataatttttagactATAGTTTATACAAAGTGCTCTAGAATTCTTTGAAATAGGATTTGAAAAAAGTACCACATAGGATGAGatctttttttaattcttacaaAACTGAGAAAAGATCCTCGATTAAAATATAGGAGATATGACATATTTAAAACTTGGATCGGATAATTTCAGTTCAGTATATAGTTAAATTTTTCAGTCGAAGCTAATTTACTTTTGCATTAATTTACCGTAGTTGGTATCTCAATCCCGGTTAGGCCGGTTTGTATTTAGTGTGGAATCTCGCAAATACTATTACGGCCACAAATTTTGTATTTCATAATGATCATTCCCTAAAATAAATCCTAAGACAACGATTCTTAAATCACAGAAAACCATTATGCTGCCTCAAAGGTTAAGTTCACAGACCAAATCATATATACACCTAAAATGTGAGAGAACGAAATAACAAATTCAATTCTTTCCGCAACCTCAGGCATGACCATAAGCCCGGCCACGGCCAAGTAAAATCCGCGAACTACCAGACAGCATATAGGAAGGAATCACCATGAAACCATCTTCTGGTTGTTCATTCCTCAATTTCTGAATGTTCTTCATCATGGATCGCTGCACAAGCGAGCCATCAACGGCTAAAGGTACAGTCACCAGATAGTATGAGAAGTTTCCCACTTCCCGTGCCGAAGGAGCAATACAGCTCACAACGACATACACAACGTGCAAACCCCTGAAAACTTGAACTACCATCACTTCCCCATCGTTTTCTTCCTGAAGGATTGTGGTCTTATCCAATCTAATGGTTATAGAAACGTCCCACACAAAAGGAACCACCTCGTCTTTGTGTTTAGCACGTACGTGGGTGTTGAGATCCTTGTAATAGCCAGTGTAGTCGCAGTCAAGTACGGGGCAGGAACACGGGGCGAAAACACAAAGCTTCTCGTGGCTAAATTTATTACCATATAACATTTTCTCCTTACACCCGTACTTGGCGTAAGGACAAGAGACTCTAGATGTTTCTATGACCTTCTCCATGGCCCTGCAGCGAATGTAACCAACGGGTAACGTGCAGGAGGGACATATGTTCCTGACTTTGGTGCAGCACACAGAACAAGCTAGATGACCATTATCACACTAAAACACAGAACAAAAGAGTTATTACAATTACACAAGAGAATCAGAAACGAAATGAGAAGGAAGAAAACCTGAAAGATGGGAAGCTTGAGGGGCTCGCAGCAAATAGGGCAATCGAGAACATCTGGATCCAAAAGCGTTACGGAAAGAGAAGAATCTCTGCTCGAAGAGATCTGTCTGGTTGTTGCCTCTTCTATCACCACTTCACGATCGCTGTCATCGCTCGTGGATTCAATCAGAcggtcatcttcttcttcgtcttcttcaccGGAACTTCCGGcggtttcttcatcttcatcgaTGGAAGGAAGTCGTTGTCGCTTGCGGGGTTGATGGTTGCTTGATCCTTCTCCGTCATCGCCTCCAGATATTGAGAATCTCGCCATCTTTTTATCGGATCAGATCTACGCATACGGCTCCTGAAGAATAAATAAGATTTATAAAGCAATCAAGTAATAGGTCGGAcaaaaactcaaaccaaaccggTTTAAACCGATCATTTTCTTAGatcttttgtttattaatatGTGAGAGACCCACAATTATCTTTTGGCTCGAACATCGATTTTCATTTTGCAAATTCGTGTCGATACAAAATTTCAACCTTAGATATTTTAACTCCAACCCGCACAACCTTAGATATTTTAACTCCACACTAGATCTCGGGTATCTATCTAATACTATAAAGAAGAGCTACTCTCTTCTTTTAGGCTGCCACATCATCAAATAATTCACTCTGAACGTGACATGTGTCCTCCTAACTTGGTACACTGCGTTTCATTAATAGAGTTCTGAACTTCATTTGGGCTTATTTGCATATAGGCCTTTTGTCGTTTTCAAAATTAGGGTTAGACTGTGTTCTTCTTTGTCGCTTCTTCAGAACTTCGCAATagctctttcatcttcttcctcatataGACAGAAACGATACCAGTTACAAATAATCATCTTAAAACCTTCCATTACTCTCTCACACACGATCTATATTCATTGCCATTTTTGGATCTGTAAGGCCGTTAAAGTTCATCTATAAAAAGGTATGATTTACTCCAATAATCATCTTCTCATTCTTCAAAGCTAACCAGTATACTGATTCTGTGAAATATGTAACGTTTCAGTTTCTTATACGATTTGCAGACTGACGGCGTCTCCTCCACGTTCAAGTTTGTTTGCTACGTTTCTGGGAGGCTAGGAATGTCCACCATGGTGGAGAGCTCATGGGAGTGGATATGCTCCTACTGGATTCTCAGGTATCTTATTTACATCTGTTTTTCTGTTCATAAATGGAGTCTTTCACGGTTAGTTCTTTAGTTATTTCCACTGTCCAGAATCCATAGTACAGGGACAGGATTTATGTTTTAGTAGTTTTGTTCATAATCAGAGTAGTTTTCCGGTTAATATTCTTTAGAAGTTTCTGCCTTGatattacaaattattttttttcatttttaaagtttcatatttatgttttgaatGTGTACGTAAGTTTGTAGTAAATCAGTGATTAACACTTTTATGCTTGGACGCTTCACGGAAAGATGCTTGGCTCATCGGTAAGGCAAATTCTTTTCTAGCTGAAAATTCGGACACCGGGTACATAACTACATATTACTGAGGTTACAACACTGTGGTTAGCGATTATAATACTCATATGTATCCAGTTCCTTCTGGATCTGTGAGCTTGATTATAAGATTGGTTATACAACAattaaatctctataatattatttgagaaatcagtTTCATATGTGTCGCGATTACATTGATTCTCACAGTGGTTGATTACacgaatacccttaatgaattaattttagttatacatAATTATCTTtactaaaaaattgtttagtttcctttttgttaataaaaaggaaatatctataaaatatatagattttgtatatacaaaaaacggatttattttttcttactttatattttccctaaaaacacaaataaaaagtgaatattgaataattttcaaaatatataggtttatatatataatttacaaaagaaaatagttaagataaattttaagaaaacatattttataataattatatttttgattaaatgatttaaagaaaattaatttcaaacaacATAAGTGATCATTTAATAtcattaagaaaaattataaattaaaattaaaattttacctaattttcattgataaaattataaaatgtattcacaATTCTAA
The sequence above is drawn from the Raphanus sativus cultivar WK10039 chromosome 7, ASM80110v3, whole genome shotgun sequence genome and encodes:
- the LOC130497419 gene encoding E3 ubiquitin-protein ligase SINA-like 10, with the protein product MARFSISGGDDGEGSSNHQPRKRQRLPSIDEDEETAGSSGEEDEEEDDRLIESTSDDSDREVVIEEATTRQISSSRDSSLSVTLLDPDVLDCPICCEPLKLPIFQCDNGHLACSVCCTKVRNICPSCTLPVGYIRCRAMEKVIETSRVSCPYAKYGCKEKMLYGNKFSHEKLCVFAPCSCPVLDCDYTGYYKDLNTHVRAKHKDEVVPFVWDVSITIRLDKTTILQEENDGEVMVVQVFRGLHVVYVVVSCIAPSAREVGNFSYYLVTVPLAVDGSLVQRSMMKNIQKLRNEQPEDGFMVIPSYMLSGSSRILLGRGRAYGHA
- the LOC108851275 gene encoding uncharacterized protein LOC108851275 encodes the protein MRIKLKPRQKNNSEAETSRVEDTREEEAMVEEARVEETSVEGDIIRETMVEDVRNKDTGMEYNREEGTTIEVDAAGDVSEDDCEAIVDDATDELDEDVGVNGISVEEEDCPNLEVLFGDMAREQEEASDADSGDDIWDDSNIPDPLSSDDDEEAAERKEMRANTIDSEELLFLGKTFGCAADFKVALLRYSLRTRYDIKLYKSSAQKLGAKCSDMESECPWRVYCSYERRKHKMQIKVYVNEHICLRSGYSKMLKRSSIAMLFEERLRLNPKFSKKEMAEEIKREYNLIVTEEQCAKAKSKLYRERKASHEVHFSRIWDYEAELRRSNPYSTVVIETIPGVTPTSKQRFDRFYVCFTSQRETWIQSCRPIIGLDGAFLKWDIKGHLLAAIGRDGDNRIVPIAWAVVEVENNINWEWFVKLLKSDLGLNNGATTTIISDKQKGLLNAVKEELPEAEHRMCSRHILANWKRDSKDPRLERIFWKIARAYTEGDYKDQLKALKAYNPGAHDTLLRTNPSAWSRAFFKIGSCCSDNLNNLSESFNKTIREARKKPLLEMLEDIRRQCMVRNAKRALVASRLKTKFTKRAHAEIEQTKEKSKVCKRYMACGNLHEVDDHDVAYTVDMDSHTCGCIKWQLTGIPCIHASCVIMEKRLRFDDFVSKFYTANMWRITYSRGIRPVQGMKLWPRLNRLPVLPPPYRLGNRGRPSNYARKKGQNESSSSQQTKLSRDRRVMTCSNCLQEGHTKTKCPNETVERPPKRPRGRPRLNFEGEPSQGVSQGQSEGMSQGQSQLP